One Candidatus Zixiibacteriota bacterium genomic region harbors:
- a CDS encoding FKBP-type peptidyl-prolyl cis-trans isomerase, which yields MLRLATATFTLVSLLALGCSSDKTEPSTQDQGQGVTQIQPVEMAGAGDTAAIQLKPSGVRFQEMAVGDGREIADGMFVEFDYNCWMAGGSGLDKLSGVGTSVGRPGMAYKAKVGVHPLPGLSDGIVGMRFGGSRRVFVPGKLGFPEGHPWFGQNMIYEVIKIKEIPETEVTRFQDSTAARLEWMRRVQDSLHRIQADSLAAMGLDSLGQPIGPIKGTD from the coding sequence ATGTTACGTCTCGCGACCGCGACTTTCACCCTGGTTAGCCTGCTGGCGCTCGGGTGCAGCTCCGACAAGACTGAACCGTCGACCCAGGATCAGGGGCAGGGTGTGACTCAGATACAGCCGGTGGAAATGGCCGGCGCCGGCGACACGGCCGCCATTCAGCTGAAGCCGTCGGGCGTGCGCTTTCAGGAAATGGCAGTCGGCGACGGCCGGGAGATCGCGGATGGGATGTTTGTCGAATTCGATTACAACTGCTGGATGGCTGGCGGGAGCGGACTCGACAAGCTGTCCGGGGTGGGGACCTCGGTGGGACGCCCCGGGATGGCCTATAAGGCAAAAGTCGGTGTACACCCGCTTCCGGGACTCAGCGACGGCATAGTCGGCATGAGATTCGGCGGCAGCCGTCGCGTGTTCGTGCCGGGCAAGCTGGGTTTCCCCGAAGGGCATCCCTGGTTTGGCCAGAACATGATCTATGAGGTCATCAAGATTAAGGAGATTCCGGAGACGGAAGTAACCCGGTTCCAGGACTCCACCGCCGCTCGGCTGGAGTGGATGCGTCGGGTCCAGGACAGTCTCCATCGGATTCAGGCGGACAGCCTGGCGGCCATGGGGCTGGATAGCCTGGGTCAGCCGATCGGCCCCATCAAAGGGACCGATTAG
- a CDS encoding FKBP-type peptidyl-prolyl cis-trans isomerase: MTKTIALAFSLALVTAVGCKSESGEAEKDTATAQPKTETAMEKVQPVEPEILSKTSGVRYQDLVVGTGAEAALGTRVECHYTLWFSDSTGLQKVQRFQSSKDANRSFTCTLGQNLIQGWSDGMVGMKEGGTRRLYIPWALGYGEAGGGPIPAKTNLIFEIDFIKAVK; this comes from the coding sequence ATGACCAAAACTATTGCCCTGGCGTTTTCGCTGGCGCTGGTGACCGCGGTCGGATGTAAATCAGAGTCGGGCGAAGCCGAGAAAGACACGGCGACGGCCCAACCGAAAACGGAGACAGCTATGGAAAAAGTGCAGCCGGTGGAGCCGGAGATTCTATCAAAAACGTCGGGTGTACGCTATCAGGATCTGGTAGTGGGCACGGGAGCGGAAGCCGCTCTCGGCACGCGGGTGGAATGCCATTACACTCTCTGGTTTTCGGACAGCACCGGGCTTCAGAAAGTCCAGCGGTTTCAGAGCTCCAAAGACGCCAACCGCTCGTTCACCTGTACCCTGGGCCAGAACCTGATTCAGGGCTGGTCGGACGGGATGGTCGGCATGAAGGAAGGCGGGACGAGACGGCTTTATATCCCATGGGCGCTCGGCTACGGCGAGGCCGGCGGCGGTCCGATCCCCGCGAAAACCAACCTGATTTTCGAGATCGACTTTATCAAGGCGGTAAAGTAA
- a CDS encoding adenylosuccinate synthase, giving the protein MGKNRVVLGCQWGDEGKGKIVDLLASEADIIARFQGGANAGHTIVVGDCKYVLHLIPSGILQPGKLCYIGNGVVLDPFGFEEELNFLEGKGIDCRSRLFISPATNLVLPYHKLIDAVDERTRGTGSIGTTMRGIGPAYVDKVARQGIRVVDLFAPERLRRRLDYQRVIKARYLEGSDDERADLDRTYERLLQFAKLVKPMMVDVSFHLLQAHRQGKTILFEGAQGSMLDVDLGTYPFATSSNTTVGGVLTGLGIGPRLIDEVVGVVKAYTTRVGAGPFPTELVDTIGEQLRTLGDEYGATTGRPRRCGWLDLVALRHAARINGVTSIAVTKLDVLDELDEIKICTHYQLDGETIDQVPLDLAELAHVKPVYKTLPGWKADTTGMTSFEQLPPNARSYLRFVADDLGAEICVVSTGAKREQTIMV; this is encoded by the coding sequence ATGGGTAAGAACAGAGTAGTGTTGGGTTGCCAGTGGGGCGACGAAGGCAAGGGGAAGATTGTCGATCTGCTGGCCTCCGAGGCCGACATTATCGCCCGCTTTCAGGGCGGCGCCAACGCCGGCCATACTATCGTAGTTGGCGATTGCAAGTACGTCCTGCACCTCATACCGTCGGGAATCCTCCAGCCCGGTAAGCTATGCTATATCGGCAACGGAGTGGTGCTCGATCCGTTCGGGTTTGAGGAAGAGCTCAATTTTCTCGAGGGCAAAGGTATTGATTGCCGCAGCCGCCTCTTCATTTCCCCGGCAACCAATCTCGTGCTGCCGTACCATAAACTGATTGATGCCGTCGACGAGCGCACCCGCGGCACCGGTTCTATCGGGACGACCATGCGCGGTATCGGGCCGGCCTATGTCGACAAGGTGGCGCGCCAGGGCATCCGAGTGGTCGATTTGTTCGCCCCGGAGCGGCTGCGCCGGCGTCTTGATTATCAGCGCGTCATCAAAGCCCGGTATCTCGAAGGCTCCGACGATGAGCGGGCTGATCTCGACCGTACTTATGAGCGTTTGCTTCAGTTCGCCAAACTGGTGAAGCCGATGATGGTCGATGTGTCTTTCCACCTGCTGCAGGCGCACCGCCAGGGCAAGACGATTCTGTTCGAGGGGGCGCAGGGGTCGATGCTCGATGTCGATCTGGGGACATATCCGTTCGCGACTTCGTCCAACACTACTGTCGGCGGTGTGCTGACCGGACTCGGGATCGGGCCGCGCCTGATCGACGAGGTAGTCGGCGTGGTCAAGGCGTACACCACGCGTGTGGGAGCGGGGCCGTTTCCAACGGAACTCGTAGACACAATTGGCGAGCAATTACGCACACTCGGCGATGAGTACGGCGCGACTACCGGACGGCCCCGTCGCTGCGGATGGCTCGATTTGGTGGCGCTGCGACATGCGGCCCGCATCAACGGCGTAACTTCGATTGCAGTCACCAAGCTGGATGTACTCGACGAGCTTGACGAAATCAAAATCTGCACGCATTATCAACTCGACGGTGAGACAATTGATCAGGTGCCGCTGGATCTTGCCGAACTTGCGCACGTAAAACCAGTTTATAAAACATTGCCCGGCTGGAAAGCCGACACCACCGGTATGACGTCGTTTGAGCAGTTGCCGCCCAATGCGAGAAGTTACCTGAGATTCGTGGCCGACGATCTCGGCGCCGAGATTTGCGTGGTTTCGACCGGCGCCAAACGCGAACAGACTATTATGGTGTGA
- the yihA gene encoding ribosome biogenesis GTP-binding protein YihA/YsxC codes for MRGAKAVPWRVPAILESSPIVFKKPEATFVGSYFALDQLPRDGLPQVAVAGRSNVGKSSLLNQILGQRKLAKVSSTPGRTRSLNFFKVDNRFYLVDLPGYGYAKVSRTLREQWGALIEEYLTSADDLIGMVLLLDARRDPNEQDMQLVERLSERQLPVMIAVTKSDKLSRDKQARKVRQIEQELGAEAIAFSAVTGTGKDELLGSVRRLVEDYRQHTRVKQNG; via the coding sequence ATGCGCGGGGCCAAAGCCGTCCCTTGGCGCGTACCGGCGATTTTGGAGAGTTCACCAATCGTTTTTAAGAAACCGGAAGCAACGTTTGTTGGTTCTTATTTTGCGCTTGATCAGCTCCCCCGTGATGGCCTCCCCCAGGTGGCGGTGGCTGGACGTTCCAACGTGGGGAAATCATCGCTCTTGAACCAGATTCTCGGCCAGAGAAAACTGGCCAAGGTGTCGTCTACCCCGGGGCGGACGCGGTCACTGAACTTCTTCAAGGTCGATAACAGATTCTACCTGGTGGACCTCCCCGGCTACGGCTACGCCAAGGTCAGCCGGACGCTTCGCGAGCAGTGGGGCGCGCTCATTGAAGAGTATCTAACGTCGGCCGACGACCTGATCGGCATGGTCCTGCTGTTAGATGCCCGTCGCGATCCCAACGAGCAGGACATGCAGCTTGTCGAGCGGCTGAGCGAACGGCAGTTGCCGGTTATGATAGCGGTAACCAAATCGGACAAACTGAGTCGTGACAAGCAGGCGCGCAAGGTGCGGCAGATCGAGCAGGAACTGGGCGCCGAAGCCATAGCGTTTTCGGCCGTCACCGGCACCGGCAAGGATGAACTGCTGGGGTCGGTGCGCCGGTTAGTCGAGGATTATCGGCAGCATACAAGGGTTAAACAGAATGGGTAA
- the lon gene encoding endopeptidase La translates to MKVTYNVETIDIRPRLAVIPLRDVVVFPHMIYPLLVGRSFTVKALQEAMVQDKQVLLVAQRSAATDTPTQEDLFGIGVVARILQVMKMPNGTLKVLVEGMIRARVRSLTTEGEIITGQVDVLRRDKEKYDRETEALSRAVSEQFTEYVRLNRRIPDEVLVAVASIDSYDLQADTIAAHLLHKIEIKQKLLETVSVKDQFVFLSEVLREELEILKIEHRIDGNIRESMSRSQREVYLQQQLKAIKDELGQGEDAGADVDDLYSRLDSSEYPEAVVAKAEEEIRKLAKMHPYSAEAGVVRSYVEWLLALPWKTRTPDRTDFNEVKSILDGDHYGLEKPKQRILEHLAVIRLASKVKGPILCLVGPPGVGKTSVGRSIARAMSRKFVRMSLGGIHDEAEIRGHRRTYIGALPGRIIQSLKKAASTNPVFLLDEVDKIGKDFRGDPAAALLEVLDPEQNNTFWDNYLEVEYDLSDVLFVTTANSTAGIPEPLRDRMEIIRLPGYLDFEKAAIARDYLLPKLIKETGLEKMRIKTDDEALYEIIRYYTREAGVRELERQLGALLRKVALGIAGGKKRYALHINVARVHKTLGQRKYIDTNLKTQPTVGYSIALAWTESGGEVMPVEVVPMRGKAKLTLTGSLGEVMQESATAALSYIRNRATQFGLDAGFFDKLELHIHIPEGAVPKDGPSAGIALAVAILSALTGTPSRTDLAMTGEITLSGDVLPIGGLNEKLLAAKRHGIVKVLLPARNRKDIVELPKELLTGLDLHYVRSIEEVLKEALLEVPAVRPRATVSRRPSARVN, encoded by the coding sequence GTGAAAGTAACTTACAACGTCGAAACGATCGATATCCGCCCCCGACTGGCTGTGATTCCGCTTAGGGACGTGGTCGTCTTTCCGCATATGATATACCCGCTCCTGGTTGGCCGAAGCTTTACGGTCAAAGCGCTTCAGGAGGCGATGGTGCAGGACAAGCAGGTACTGTTGGTGGCGCAGCGTTCCGCCGCGACCGACACCCCCACCCAGGAGGACCTGTTCGGAATCGGAGTGGTGGCGCGAATTCTGCAGGTCATGAAAATGCCCAACGGTACCCTTAAGGTGTTGGTGGAGGGAATGATCCGCGCCCGGGTGCGATCACTTACCACTGAGGGCGAGATAATCACCGGTCAGGTGGATGTGCTCCGCCGCGATAAGGAGAAGTACGATCGCGAAACCGAGGCGCTCTCGCGCGCGGTGTCCGAGCAGTTTACCGAGTATGTGCGGCTCAACCGGCGCATACCCGATGAGGTGCTCGTGGCGGTAGCGTCGATCGATTCCTATGATCTTCAGGCCGACACCATCGCCGCCCATTTGCTGCACAAGATCGAAATCAAGCAGAAGCTGCTCGAGACGGTATCGGTCAAAGATCAATTTGTGTTCCTGTCGGAGGTATTGCGCGAGGAGCTGGAGATTCTCAAGATCGAGCACAGGATCGACGGCAACATTCGTGAATCGATGTCGCGCAGCCAGCGGGAAGTCTACCTGCAGCAGCAACTCAAGGCGATCAAGGACGAATTGGGCCAGGGTGAAGACGCGGGGGCTGATGTCGACGATCTCTATAGCCGGCTCGATTCCTCGGAGTACCCCGAAGCGGTAGTAGCCAAGGCCGAAGAAGAAATCCGCAAGCTGGCCAAGATGCACCCGTACTCGGCGGAGGCGGGCGTAGTGCGCTCCTATGTCGAGTGGCTTTTGGCCCTGCCCTGGAAAACCCGCACGCCGGACCGGACCGATTTCAATGAAGTGAAGTCTATTCTCGACGGCGACCACTACGGATTGGAGAAGCCGAAGCAGCGTATCCTTGAACATCTCGCGGTGATTCGCCTGGCATCGAAAGTGAAGGGTCCCATTCTCTGCCTGGTAGGACCGCCGGGAGTGGGAAAAACGTCGGTGGGGCGTTCGATCGCCCGCGCCATGTCGCGGAAGTTCGTGCGGATGTCCCTGGGCGGCATACACGACGAGGCCGAGATACGCGGTCACCGCAGAACCTATATCGGCGCGCTGCCCGGACGAATCATCCAGTCGCTCAAGAAAGCTGCCTCGACCAACCCGGTGTTTCTGCTGGACGAAGTAGACAAGATCGGCAAGGATTTCCGCGGTGATCCGGCGGCGGCGCTGCTTGAAGTCCTCGATCCGGAGCAGAACAACACCTTCTGGGACAACTACCTCGAGGTTGAGTACGATCTGTCCGACGTATTGTTTGTCACCACTGCCAATTCAACTGCAGGCATACCGGAGCCGCTGCGCGATCGAATGGAGATTATCCGCCTTCCCGGGTATCTCGATTTCGAAAAGGCCGCCATCGCTCGTGATTACCTGTTGCCCAAGCTCATTAAAGAGACCGGGCTTGAGAAGATGAGGATCAAAACCGACGATGAGGCGCTCTACGAGATCATCCGCTACTATACCCGCGAAGCGGGCGTGCGGGAGCTGGAACGGCAACTGGGCGCGCTGCTGCGCAAAGTGGCGCTGGGTATCGCCGGCGGCAAGAAGCGGTATGCGCTGCATATCAACGTCGCGCGCGTGCATAAGACGCTAGGCCAGCGCAAGTATATCGACACCAATCTCAAAACTCAGCCGACTGTCGGCTACTCAATCGCTCTCGCCTGGACCGAATCCGGCGGCGAGGTTATGCCGGTCGAAGTAGTGCCGATGCGCGGCAAGGCCAAGCTCACGCTGACCGGCTCGCTCGGCGAGGTGATGCAGGAATCGGCAACGGCCGCTCTTTCATACATTCGTAATCGCGCCACCCAATTCGGACTGGACGCCGGGTTTTTTGACAAGCTCGAGCTGCACATTCATATTCCGGAGGGCGCCGTGCCCAAGGACGGACCCTCTGCCGGTATTGCGCTCGCGGTGGCGATCCTGTCCGCGCTGACGGGGACACCGTCACGAACCGATCTCGCCATGACCGGTGAGATAACCTTGAGCGGCGACGTGCTGCCGATTGGCGGGCTGAACGAGAAGCTGCTGGCGGCCAAGCGGCACGGGATTGTCAAAGTGCTGCTGCCGGCTCGCAATCGAAAAGACATAGTCGAACTGCCGAAAGAACTGTTAACCGGATTGGACTTGCACTACGTGCGGTCGATCGAAGAAGTTTTGAAAGAGGCGCTGCTCGAAGTACCGGCTGTGCGGCCGCGGGCGACGGTCAGCCGAAGGCCGTCGGCTCGTGTTAATTAA
- a CDS encoding porin, whose product MRFSRITLLLGSLCLMAGTLNAQTGTQPAAFGPFRVYDSDSNSVRIGFSAQMRLDFESRDQGGTAARTEKLLGYFRTVRPVLRGNFPKHNLGFLLQINTLPGALELLDMYFDWKASRHVQFRFGQFKTPFTRYRNQSRLRLTFVDWPIVSPYFGAERQLGFSLHNGFDSPPEYEYAFGVFSGKDARASHGIGIAKVYDIDLSNPSDLTGETVKTEFNPELFVRLAYNHGGIDVSSDTDSERGPLRYSVGINGAWDLEAGRYTDFSWRIAPELLAKYEGWSLGLVGYAGGSRVGERAEVKTAMIGLLARLTYRIDSRWEVSSRFAVVHLRNDLIRDIGETQGLVNETPFAIQDHSELSLGVNRYLVDHRLKLQVTVDWQRYLDDRTDLFVQTQFQLVI is encoded by the coding sequence ATGCGCTTCTCCCGAATAACTCTACTCCTCGGTTCGCTCTGCCTGATGGCGGGCACGCTCAACGCCCAGACCGGAACGCAACCAGCAGCCTTCGGGCCGTTTCGTGTCTATGACAGCGACAGCAACAGTGTGCGGATCGGCTTTTCAGCTCAAATGCGGCTCGATTTCGAGAGCAGGGATCAAGGGGGGACTGCCGCGCGCACCGAAAAACTACTCGGTTACTTTCGCACCGTGCGGCCGGTGCTCAGAGGGAATTTCCCGAAACACAATCTCGGCTTCCTGCTCCAGATAAACACTCTGCCGGGCGCGCTTGAGCTGCTCGATATGTATTTCGACTGGAAGGCAAGCCGCCATGTGCAGTTCCGTTTCGGCCAGTTCAAAACGCCGTTCACGCGATATCGCAACCAGTCACGGCTGCGCCTGACTTTTGTCGACTGGCCGATTGTCAGTCCGTACTTTGGGGCGGAGCGGCAACTCGGATTTTCGCTCCACAACGGATTCGACAGCCCGCCAGAATACGAATACGCCTTCGGTGTCTTCTCGGGCAAGGACGCGAGAGCCTCGCACGGGATCGGGATCGCCAAGGTGTATGATATCGATCTATCCAATCCATCTGATCTGACTGGCGAGACGGTCAAGACCGAATTCAATCCTGAGCTGTTTGTTCGCCTGGCGTACAATCATGGTGGTATCGATGTCAGCTCCGATACCGACTCGGAGCGCGGCCCGCTGCGATACAGTGTCGGCATCAACGGCGCGTGGGATCTCGAGGCCGGGCGCTACACCGACTTCAGCTGGCGTATCGCGCCGGAACTGCTCGCCAAGTATGAGGGGTGGTCACTGGGACTGGTCGGCTATGCGGGTGGTTCGCGAGTCGGAGAGAGGGCCGAGGTCAAGACGGCGATGATTGGGCTGCTGGCCAGGCTGACTTATCGGATCGATTCGCGCTGGGAGGTGTCATCCCGTTTTGCCGTGGTTCATCTTCGTAACGATCTTATTCGCGACATCGGCGAGACGCAGGGGCTGGTCAACGAAACCCCATTCGCTATCCAGGACCACAGCGAACTGTCGCTCGGCGTGAACCGATACCTTGTGGATCACCGCCTGAAGCTGCAGGTGACAGTCGACTGGCAGCGGTATCTCGATGATCGGACCGATCTGTTCGTGCAGACGCAATTTCAGTTGGTGATTTGA
- a CDS encoding DUF1565 domain-containing protein translates to MRIAILMAAAAVMVGSCPALAVMGQVVSDHPDDIYWDNSIATSGGGVDGPVWALAVYYGKLITAGNFTTAGGMTVNHIAAWDGTSWSALGSGMNDAVNALTVYNNELIACGDFTTADGNSVNHIAAWNGNSWSPLGAGLSGAAPALTVYNGNLIAGNNMWLYGTDIASWDGTGWSIVYHEPGYLGWWSTVCGLTVYQGHLVASFVIFQGSYFAGRAGIWDGSTWSILPGGGGPVIEYDNKLILSTYFNDFMGYSAMGLFAWDGSDSTSILDEAFSQGIGCLEVYENHLIAGGSLADTSLYDIAAWDGSTWTSLGSGVGSGVFASPMAMTVYDGKLVVGGNFTTAGGKTSPYIALWTKQMARRAWHVAIDGSDETGDGSEQYPFATIQHGIDAAAAGDTVLVAAGTYSGDGNQEISFRGKDIVLASKEGAETTVVRCELDTNECVPYLWMRYCPAVRAFVFSNGETNSAVLDGFTITGAVHDRPPGWPITYSGGGAIICSGGSPTIRNCIITGNEGTNGGAIFCDASSPRIEHNQIVGNIVASHCFGGVMGGGISCRNSNAIITDNTIFGNHAPSGGAIGVSGGSPTIIRNLMINNSATWGAAIRCFRGSPFTEANTLANNYAEPLYDCPLGSSVLSGTGTWHTNSTGHESVVYVGEADMVLERCLIASNIGVAMYCDSMASATIRRCDIAGNTEGDWTGCIADQIAINGNMSADPMFCDTATGDYHLSAYSPCAPANNYWDGTIIGALEPACDNMVCGDADMDGQVTAADVHLLLEYYFFQASPDLYVPVGAVDMDCNDRISLNDLVMLAGYVNGFGPTPCCVPPPKRPDLPRRDRDDGFGE, encoded by the coding sequence ATGCGGATAGCAATCTTGATGGCCGCTGCTGCGGTCATGGTTGGGTCGTGCCCTGCCCTGGCGGTGATGGGACAGGTTGTTTCAGACCACCCGGATGATATCTACTGGGATAACAGCATTGCCACCTCCGGAGGTGGAGTTGATGGCCCGGTTTGGGCACTTGCCGTTTACTACGGAAAACTTATTACGGCCGGCAACTTCACCACGGCTGGTGGGATGACGGTCAATCATATCGCCGCCTGGGATGGTACCTCATGGTCGGCGTTGGGATCAGGCATGAACGACGCTGTTAATGCGCTGACCGTATACAACAATGAACTAATAGCTTGCGGAGACTTCACTACCGCCGATGGCAATAGTGTCAATCACATAGCCGCCTGGAATGGAAACTCATGGTCACCTCTCGGTGCGGGTCTGTCCGGTGCTGCCCCAGCGCTAACGGTGTACAACGGGAATTTAATAGCGGGCAATAACATGTGGCTATACGGAACAGATATTGCTTCTTGGGATGGCACAGGATGGTCCATCGTGTACCACGAGCCCGGGTACTTAGGCTGGTGGTCTACGGTATGCGGACTTACAGTCTACCAAGGACATTTGGTGGCGAGTTTTGTCATCTTCCAGGGCAGCTACTTCGCGGGTAGAGCTGGAATATGGGATGGCAGCACCTGGTCGATACTTCCGGGAGGTGGCGGCCCAGTGATAGAATACGACAACAAGTTGATTCTCTCCACGTACTTCAATGACTTTATGGGCTATTCCGCTATGGGACTTTTCGCTTGGGATGGGAGCGATTCGACATCCATACTTGACGAAGCTTTCAGTCAAGGAATCGGCTGTCTCGAGGTCTACGAAAATCATTTGATAGCCGGAGGGAGCCTTGCTGATACCAGCCTGTATGACATCGCCGCTTGGGATGGCAGTACATGGACTTCTTTGGGTTCCGGCGTGGGTTCCGGTGTGTTCGCTTCGCCCATGGCTATGACAGTTTACGACGGCAAGCTTGTCGTTGGAGGCAACTTCACTACCGCAGGAGGCAAGACCTCTCCGTATATAGCCCTCTGGACCAAGCAGATGGCTCGTCGTGCCTGGCACGTGGCGATCGACGGCAGCGATGAGACGGGCGACGGCTCGGAACAGTATCCCTTTGCCACCATTCAGCACGGCATAGACGCCGCGGCGGCCGGGGATACGGTATTGGTGGCAGCAGGTACTTACAGCGGAGACGGGAATCAGGAAATCAGCTTCAGAGGGAAAGACATCGTCCTGGCGTCCAAGGAAGGCGCTGAGACGACGGTAGTGAGATGTGAGCTCGATACCAATGAGTGCGTGCCTTACCTTTGGATGAGGTACTGCCCAGCGGTCCGTGCCTTCGTGTTCTCAAATGGAGAGACAAATAGTGCCGTGCTCGACGGATTCACGATCACGGGAGCTGTACACGACAGACCTCCGGGATGGCCCATCACCTACTCCGGCGGGGGGGCCATCATCTGCTCGGGCGGGAGCCCCACGATCAGGAACTGCATAATCACGGGGAATGAGGGAACAAACGGAGGTGCGATTTTTTGCGACGCCTCCTCTCCACGAATTGAACACAATCAGATAGTGGGGAATATCGTGGCTAGTCATTGCTTTGGGGGGGTGATGGGTGGCGGCATCAGTTGTCGGAATTCGAATGCTATTATCACGGATAATACTATCTTCGGCAACCATGCGCCCTCGGGTGGAGCCATTGGTGTCTCGGGCGGCAGCCCGACAATCATCCGAAACTTGATGATTAACAACTCCGCCACCTGGGGCGCCGCTATAAGATGTTTCCGTGGCTCACCGTTCACAGAGGCAAACACACTAGCTAACAATTACGCCGAGCCGCTCTACGATTGCCCGCTCGGCAGTTCTGTTCTCTCGGGAACTGGTACTTGGCACACTAATTCTACGGGGCACGAATCCGTAGTCTACGTTGGGGAAGCGGATATGGTGTTGGAGAGATGTCTGATCGCTTCGAATATCGGGGTCGCCATGTATTGTGACAGCATGGCAAGTGCTACCATTCGGAGATGCGATATAGCAGGTAACACTGAAGGTGACTGGACGGGATGTATTGCTGATCAGATAGCAATCAACGGTAATATGTCAGCCGACCCCATGTTCTGCGACACCGCCACCGGCGACTACCACCTCTCCGCCTACTCCCCCTGTGCGCCGGCGAACAACTACTGGGATGGCACCATAATTGGCGCGCTTGAACCCGCCTGCGATAACATGGTCTGCGGCGACGCCGACATGGACGGCCAGGTGACCGCGGCCGATGTGCACTTACTCCTGGAGTACTATTTCTTTCAGGCGTCGCCTGATCTGTATGTTCCCGTCGGTGCGGTAGACATGGACTGCAATGATCGCATCAGCCTGAATGACCTGGTCATGCTGGCGGGATACGTAAACGGCTTCGGCCCGACACCCTGCTGTGTGCCACCGCCGAAGCGACCCGACCTACCGAGACGTGACAGGGACGACGGATTTGGAGAGTGA